TGGCCTGGGATCGACTGGAAAAAGAGTATCAGCCCGCACCCCTTGGGGCCACCAGTCACGATTTTGCCTCACCCTATCTGGAGGGCGATTTCCACGATCAGCTGGCCAACCGTTATATATACTACGAATCCTCCCGGGGCTGCCCCTTTGCCTGTTCCTATTGCCTTTCCGCACCCCGGCCCGGGGTGCGCCACAAGGATCTGGGACAAGTAAGAAGCGAACTTGCGGCCATCCTGGTCCACAACCCCCGGACCGTGCGGTTCGTGGACCGGACCTTTAACGACCGGCCGGAGCGGGCCCTGGCGATCTGGCAATTCCTGCTGGAGCAGCCTGGAGAGACATTGTTTCATTTCGAGGTGGCGCCTGACCGCTTTACCACGGAGATGCTCGATTTTCTCGCCACCGTGCCGGTGGGCCGGTTCCAGTTCGAGCTGGGGATCCAGTCCACCAATCCCCGCACCCTGGCCGCTATCAATCGGACCATGGACCTGGATCTGGCCACGGCCAACATCGGCCGTCTTCTTGCCTATGATTCCATCCATCTTCATCTTGATCTGATTCTCGGCCTGCCCCATGAGGATTTTTCGAGCTATGGCCGCTCCTTTAACCATGTTTTTTCATTACTGCCCCATTATATCCAGATGGGTCTGCTCAAGGTGCTGCCCGAGACCCCGATCAGCCGCGAGCAGGATTCTTTTGAACTCACGGTCTGCCGGGAGCCGCCCTACGAGGTGCTGGCCAGCCGCTGGCTTGATCAGCAGGAACTGGCCGGGCTCTACTGGTTCGGGGAATGCGTGGAGAAATTCTTCAATAACCGTTTTTTCCGTACCCTGTGGCGCTACCTGCGCGGTCGGGGCGAGGACGGCTTTGCCTTTTTTTTCAACCTGGCCGCCGGCTGCCGCGAACAGGGTTTTTTCGACCTGGCCCCGACCCAGGAGCTGATGAACCGGATGCTGCTGGAAATGGCTGCCGAGCGAACCGACCAGGAGCTTTTCCGGGAACTGCTGGCCCTTGACTGGCTCAGGAGCGGCCACCATCTCCTGCCGGACAACCTGGCCGCCGGGCTCCAGGCCGAGCCGATGACCGCGGTCCGCAACCGGCTCTGGCGATTACTGCCCCAGAACTGGGACGGGGTGTATGATTACCGGACCCGGGACGCTTTTTTTAAACAGGGCCGTTTTGCCCGTTTTTCCGGGCAGGTTTTGCAGCTCGCCGGGCTGAGTCACACCGGCGAATCCGGCGTGGTCCGCTTCGGCCCGGCCGTTGAGCCGGGGGTTTTTTCATTTGCCCGGACTATTCTCATTCCCCACTCTTTTTCGTAACCGATTACATGGGGGCAACTCTGTGCTATCATTACCCCCGGACCTGTTTGTTTTCGGCTGGCATTCGGCCGGGGTTTCTGCTATTCTAATCGGCTTTGACAAATAACCAGCATGGCTGGACCAAATGTCAGGCCGCAGCCACAACGAACAATGAAAATTTCCCTGAACACAAAGCTTTGTCCAGGGCGATTTTCATATAAATCCCGCGGGAGGAAGATATGAACATGACATTTAAATCAGAGGTGTTTGACCCCGAGGTCATCCAGTTGGCCGAGACCACTGAGATGATTGTCCGGGGCGGCCGCGACAAGTTCGGCCTGCTGCCCAGGGCCTTTGCCGGGATCGAGCAGATCGGGGTGATCGGCTGGGGTTCCCAGGGTCCGGCCCAGGCCCAGAACCTGCGCGATTCCCTTGAGGGGACCGGGATCACGGTCAAGGTCGGTCTGCGCGAGGGCAGCTCTTCGATGGCCGGGGCCCGCCAGGCCGGGTTCACCGAGGAGAACGGCACCCTGGGCGAGATGTATGCGGTGATCGCTGAATCAGACATGGTGTTGCTGCTGATCTCGGACGCGGCCCAGATCGAGCATTATCAGAAGATCTTTGCCACCATGAAGGACGGCGCCACCCTGGGCCTGTCCCATGGATTTCTCCTGGGGCATCTTGAGAGCGTGGGCGAATACTTTCCCGCTAATATGAACGTGGTCGGCGTCTGTCCCAAGGGCATGGGTCCCTCGGTGCGCAGGCTCTATGTCCAGGGCAAGGAGGTCAACGGCGCCGGGATCAATACCAGCTTCGCGGTGGAGCAGGATATCAACGGCCGGGCCACTGACCAGGCCCTGGGCTGGGCCGTGGCCCTGGGCGCGCCCTATGTGTTCATGACCACCCTGGGCAGCGAGTATCGCAGTGATATCTTCGGCGAGCGCGGCATCCTCCTGGGCGCGGTCCACGGGATCGTCGAGGCACTCTACCGCCGCTATGTGATGGAGCAGGGCATGACCGAGGAAGAGGCATTCGTCGCCTCGGTGGAGAACATTACCGGGCCGTTGAGCCGGACCATCTCCAGACAAGGCATCCTGGCGGTCTACCAGGGTCTGGATGATGCGGGCAAGGAGATCTTTGCCCGGATCTACTCCCATACCTACGGGCCGGCCTTTGACATCCTGCTCGAATGCTACGAAGAGGTGGCCAGCGGCAATGAGATCCGTTCGGTCTACATGGCCGGTCAACGTTTCTCCCGGTTTCCCATGGGCAAGATCGACGGCACCCGGATGTGGCAGGTGGGCGAAAAGGTCCGCGCCGCCCGGACCGGCGAGCCGGAGGTCAACCCGTTTACCGCCGGGGTCTACTGCGCCACCATGATGGCCCAGATCGACCTGCTCATCGAAAAGGGCCACTGCCTGTCCGAGGTGTGCAATGAATCGGTGATCGAGGCGGTGGATTCGCTCAACCCCTATATGCACCACAAGGGGGTGGCCTTTATGGTGGACAACTGCTCCACCACCGCCCGGCTCGGCACCCGCAAGTGGGGGCCGCGCTTTGATTACAATATCCAGCAGCAGGGCTTTGTCGCCTATGACCAGGGCAAGGAGGCCGACCAGGCCCTGATCGATGCCTTGAAATCCCACAAGATCCACGCCGCCCTGGCCACCTGCGCCACCATGCGGCCCTCGGTGGACATCTCCTTTACCGAGTAGTTTTTTGTTTTTTCTTCCACACCAGGCGGGGTTGCCGAGAAATCGGCAATCCCGCTTTTTTTTGTGAAGGCAACTTCGTTCCGGCCGGATCATGGCCGGCTGCAAACCCCCTGCTGGTCAGCGTTTCCCAGCACACCCTGGTATTCCTCCCTGGTAAAAACCTAGCATAAACCTGGTATTTTTATTGCTTGCTATCCTGGCGATTTTTTGTATCAGATATGGTGGACTTGAAAAAACTAAAAATTTTACCGCTGAGTACGCAAGGGACGCAGAGAAAATTCTATTATTTTAAATGATTAGCATTGCGCCCTCTGCGCTCTCTGCGGTGAATTCAGACTTTTTGTGTGTTTTTACGAGGCCGACAAATAATCAGGGATCCTGAGCAGCGGAAACCATTGTGAAATTGAGTATTGGGTCGGCCCTGGGAATCAAGCGGATTTTTCTCCTCCTTTCCAACAATTCTTAAGCGATATTTTTCTGGTGTTGCAGGAGGGGAACCGGGCATAGGCCTGGCCCTTGAAACCTGTCTGTTATCGTGCCGTTTTGGATTAAAGTTCAGAAAAGGAGGACAAGATGCCACGGAAATCATTTCCAACCGTCAAGGCCGCGGGTAAGAAACGTATCCTCAATGCCCGGAAAGACATGCCCGATATCCGGGACCGGATGTACGAGCCGGCGCTCATCCAACTACAACCGGAAATCGATAATCGAAAATGGACCAACATCCTTGACCAGGGAGAAGAAGGGGCCTGCACCGGCTTTGGTCTGGCCGCGGTGATCAATTTGCTCAATGCCAAAAAAAGAAATTTACAATTTGCAGCCAGCTCCCGGATGCTCTATGAAATGGCCCAGAAACACGACCAATGGCCGGGCGAAGACTATGCCGGCTCCAGTTGCCGTGGCGCCATCCGCGGCTGGAAAAACATGGGAGTCTGTAGTGAAGATGACTGGCCCTATGAATCCAACAAGCCAGGTGAGCTGACCATTGATCGAGCCTGTGCGGCGCGGTCCTGTATAATCGGCGCCTACTACCGCCTGAGGCCGGAAATCAACGACTACCACGCGGCCCTTAATGAGGTCAGCGCAATCTACGTTTCCGCTGATGTTCATGGGGGCTGGTTCAATCCCAGGGCGGCCGGGAAAAAGGAGTTGGCCCTTATCGTTCCCGGCATGGACAAGGAAGGCGGACATGCCTTTGCCATTGTCGGTTATAACGACCAGGGCTTTATCGTCCAGAATTCATGGGGCAATGGCTGGGGTTCGGACGGTTTTGCCCTGTGGCTTTATGAGGACTGGCTGAAAAATATCACCGACGGCTGGGTCTTCCGGCTGGCCATTCCAACGCCGAAGATATTCGGACTCACGGCCCGATCAGTGACGACGGACGAGGCGGAAAGCGACAGGTCGGCCCCGAAAAGATTGGAGATTGCAGGTCACTTTGTCCATTTCGACGACGGCCGGTTCAAGGCGCGCGGCGATTACTGGAGCAGCGCCGAGGACATCAAGAAAACCGCGGATCTGCTAAGACAATCGGTTGACAGGAAAAAATACAGCCATCTGCTTATTTATGCCCATGGTGGACTGAACAGTCCCAAGGCCTCGGCCAAGCGTGTTGCCGCCCTGAAAGAGGG
This Desulfobacterales bacterium DNA region includes the following protein-coding sequences:
- a CDS encoding C1 family peptidase; protein product: MPRKSFPTVKAAGKKRILNARKDMPDIRDRMYEPALIQLQPEIDNRKWTNILDQGEEGACTGFGLAAVINLLNAKKRNLQFAASSRMLYEMAQKHDQWPGEDYAGSSCRGAIRGWKNMGVCSEDDWPYESNKPGELTIDRACAARSCIIGAYYRLRPEINDYHAALNEVSAIYVSADVHGGWFNPRAAGKKELALIVPGMDKEGGHAFAIVGYNDQGFIVQNSWGNGWGSDGFALWLYEDWLKNITDGWVFRLAIPTPKIFGLTARSVTTDEAESDRSAPKRLEIAGHFVHFDDGRFKARGDYWSSAEDIKKTADLLRQSVDRKKYSHLLIYAHGGLNSPKASAKRVAALKEGFKRNGIYPFHIMYDTGLAEEIKDIIVRVFRGRRMEGFISDLRDRLIEQSDLVIEDCVRKPVTPIWEEIKNDARLPFKPDNRGKVSDGVFVIKTFAEALQDTGLKIHLAGHSTGAVLLGHLLHALDLLNKPDLIKSCSLMAPACTVDFYKKHYEPGLDGNAANLKLPKLDIYNLTDKVELDDNVAFVYRKSLLCLVSRALERRIDKPLLGMQRYSRKISAKPGLKIHYSDGKKGVTTSTSHGGFDNDAKTMNAIMQRILGKKPLKPFLQSEMKGY
- a CDS encoding DUF4080 domain-containing protein produces the protein MNIKLIGLNARYVHSSLALFHVRQELARHLPTGRVALLQFTINDPYYPTLLKIAADRPEALFFSVYVWNALYVKRLVIDLAALRPGTRIVLGGPQAPFLFSRSGDRPQGIGLTVVRGEVEQLDPAFYEDLAWDRLEKEYQPAPLGATSHDFASPYLEGDFHDQLANRYIYYESSRGCPFACSYCLSAPRPGVRHKDLGQVRSELAAILVHNPRTVRFVDRTFNDRPERALAIWQFLLEQPGETLFHFEVAPDRFTTEMLDFLATVPVGRFQFELGIQSTNPRTLAAINRTMDLDLATANIGRLLAYDSIHLHLDLILGLPHEDFSSYGRSFNHVFSLLPHYIQMGLLKVLPETPISREQDSFELTVCREPPYEVLASRWLDQQELAGLYWFGECVEKFFNNRFFRTLWRYLRGRGEDGFAFFFNLAAGCREQGFFDLAPTQELMNRMLLEMAAERTDQELFRELLALDWLRSGHHLLPDNLAAGLQAEPMTAVRNRLWRLLPQNWDGVYDYRTRDAFFKQGRFARFSGQVLQLAGLSHTGESGVVRFGPAVEPGVFSFARTILIPHSFS
- a CDS encoding ketol-acid reductoisomerase, which translates into the protein MTFKSEVFDPEVIQLAETTEMIVRGGRDKFGLLPRAFAGIEQIGVIGWGSQGPAQAQNLRDSLEGTGITVKVGLREGSSSMAGARQAGFTEENGTLGEMYAVIAESDMVLLLISDAAQIEHYQKIFATMKDGATLGLSHGFLLGHLESVGEYFPANMNVVGVCPKGMGPSVRRLYVQGKEVNGAGINTSFAVEQDINGRATDQALGWAVALGAPYVFMTTLGSEYRSDIFGERGILLGAVHGIVEALYRRYVMEQGMTEEEAFVASVENITGPLSRTISRQGILAVYQGLDDAGKEIFARIYSHTYGPAFDILLECYEEVASGNEIRSVYMAGQRFSRFPMGKIDGTRMWQVGEKVRAARTGEPEVNPFTAGVYCATMMAQIDLLIEKGHCLSEVCNESVIEAVDSLNPYMHHKGVAFMVDNCSTTARLGTRKWGPRFDYNIQQQGFVAYDQGKEADQALIDALKSHKIHAALATCATMRPSVDISFTE